In a single window of the Hydrogenobaculum sp. 3684 genome:
- a CDS encoding type II secretion system protein, with protein sequence MHLNKPFRPLAFSIIELLLVLTIVSIFLGAVFIGYRTIHATTNEQNYAYKARTFVLGLKDYYDVLGAYPQISCTDGNSWSSLNGAQGTSMPQTTCDWNSHPPSNPANCCALLHFIGPWAATWSYISNSTSFTILTSQIPNEYVQAVSNAFNSLGLLCTVSSTGGDYSYLSCTVNNVPTTLTALNQ encoded by the coding sequence ATGCATCTGAATAAGCCTTTCAGGCCACTGGCCTTTTCTATCATAGAGCTTTTGTTGGTGCTTACTATAGTTAGTATATTTTTGGGAGCAGTGTTTATAGGATATAGGACTATACACGCTACTACTAACGAGCAAAATTATGCTTACAAAGCAAGGACTTTTGTTTTAGGCTTAAAAGATTATTATGATGTATTGGGGGCATATCCGCAGATTAGTTGTACGGACGGAAACTCATGGTCAAGTTTAAACGGCGCTCAAGGCACAAGTATGCCACAGACTACATGTGATTGGAACTCACATCCTCCATCAAACCCTGCCAATTGTTGCGCTTTGCTCCATTTTATAGGACCTTGGGCTGCCACATGGTCTTATATTTCTAATAGTACATCTTTTACAATTCTTACAAGCCAAATACCAAATGAATATGTTCAAGCTGTATCAAACGCTTTTAACTCTTTAGGTCTTTTGTGCACAGTATCAAGTACTGGCGGTGATTACAGTTATCTTAGTTGTACTGTCAACAACGTACCTACTACACTAACAGCTTTAAACCAATAG